The Haemophilus parainfluenzae genome window below encodes:
- the argR gene encoding transcriptional regulator ArgR — translation MSDQLTKAFKELLNQERFASQSEIVEALKNQGFQSINQSKVSRMLSKFGAVRARNTKMEMVYCLPSELSVPATSSPLKNLVLDIDHNDFAIVIKTSPGAAQLIARLLDSIGKPEGILGTIAGDDTIFVTPTKDITIKSLLEQIQMLFESNLS, via the coding sequence ATGTCAGATCAATTAACTAAAGCATTTAAAGAACTGCTCAATCAAGAACGATTTGCTTCTCAAAGTGAAATTGTTGAAGCCTTAAAAAACCAAGGATTTCAAAGCATTAACCAGTCTAAAGTTTCACGCATGCTAAGTAAATTTGGTGCAGTTCGTGCAAGAAATACGAAAATGGAAATGGTGTATTGCTTACCAAGTGAATTAAGCGTCCCCGCCACTAGCAGCCCATTAAAAAATCTGGTTTTGGATATTGATCACAATGATTTCGCTATCGTCATTAAAACCTCTCCCGGTGCGGCACAGTTAATTGCCCGATTATTGGACTCCATTGGTAAACCTGAAGGAATTTTGGGTACGATTGCGGGAGATGACACCATTTTTGTAACACCAACAAAAGACATAACAATCAAATCACTTCTAGAGCAAATTCAAATGCTTTTTGAAAGTAATCTATCATGA
- a CDS encoding TIGR01777 family oxidoreductase: MNILVTGGTGFVGKPLVEALLSRGDTVTVLTRSIEKAQAVFSEKTPQLLTALLTLKDLNTFDAVINLAGEPIFDKKWTIQQKEKLRHSRIDLTQQLVQLINQSEYPPALISGSATGIYGNCGDEQITENTNPSTQFTAQLCIDWENAAKQANTRVCLVRTGLVLSPKGGAFAKILPLYRFGLGGKLGNGEQYWSWIALEDMIKGLLFLLDHNACEGAFNFTASHPVKNGTFNQLLGKALHRPCFAQVPQFLLTTILGERACILLDSQNAYPKHLLDCGFTFQYSELSNYFHKIL; encoded by the coding sequence ATGAATATCTTAGTGACCGGCGGAACGGGATTTGTTGGAAAACCCTTAGTTGAAGCGCTACTTTCACGTGGCGATACCGTGACAGTATTAACTCGCTCTATTGAAAAAGCCCAAGCTGTTTTTTCTGAAAAAACACCTCAACTTTTGACCGCACTTTTAACACTCAAAGACTTGAATACCTTTGATGCTGTTATTAATCTTGCCGGTGAGCCAATCTTCGATAAAAAATGGACGATTCAACAAAAAGAAAAACTACGTCATAGCCGCATTGATTTAACACAGCAGCTTGTTCAACTCATTAACCAAAGTGAATATCCCCCAGCTCTGATTTCAGGTTCTGCAACCGGAATTTATGGAAACTGCGGTGACGAGCAGATCACTGAAAATACAAATCCAAGTACTCAATTTACCGCACAGCTTTGTATTGATTGGGAAAATGCAGCAAAGCAAGCCAACACAAGAGTCTGTTTAGTGAGAACCGGATTAGTACTTTCTCCAAAAGGTGGGGCTTTTGCTAAAATTCTACCGCTCTATCGCTTCGGATTAGGCGGAAAATTAGGGAATGGTGAGCAATATTGGAGTTGGATAGCATTAGAGGATATGATAAAAGGCCTGCTCTTTTTACTTGATCATAACGCTTGCGAAGGGGCATTTAATTTTACTGCATCACATCCCGTTAAAAACGGGACATTCAACCAACTATTAGGTAAAGCATTACATCGACCTTGTTTTGCTCAAGTACCTCAATTTTTATTAACTACTATTCTAGGTGAGCGTGCTTGCATTCTTTTAGATAGCCAAAATGCCTATCCAAAACATTTGTTAGATTGCGGATTTACATTCCAATACTCAGAATTGAGTAATTACTTTCACAAAATACTTTAA
- the rplY gene encoding 50S ribosomal protein L25, whose translation MAFKFNAEVRQAQGKGASRRLRHNGQIPAIIYGGSEAPVSIILNHDELNNAQVHDSFYSDVITLVVEGKEVAVKVQAMQRHPFKPKLVHIDFKRA comes from the coding sequence ATGGCATTTAAATTTAACGCTGAAGTTCGTCAAGCGCAAGGTAAGGGTGCGAGCCGCCGCCTGCGTCACAACGGTCAAATCCCTGCAATCATTTATGGTGGCAGCGAAGCACCTGTTTCAATCATCTTAAATCACGATGAATTAAACAACGCACAAGTTCACGATTCTTTCTATAGCGATGTAATCACTTTAGTGGTTGAAGGTAAAGAAGTTGCAGTGAAAGTTCAAGCAATGCAACGTCACCCATTCAAACCAAAATTGGTTCACATTGACTTCAAACGTGCTTAA
- a CDS encoding IS3 family transposase — protein sequence MLNRDFTVTALNQKWVTDVTEFQVGQEKLYFSPLMDLANREIIAYNFATRPKFSLVKKMLEQGLSRLKPTECPIIHSDQGVLYGTEEWVKMLEGKAVQSMSRRGNCYDNAVIESFFAILKSECFYSRTYHSITELQAEIEEYLVYYNQKRIKLAFKGLSPVQYRAQYLS from the coding sequence TTGCTGAATCGTGATTTTACAGTAACGGCACTCAATCAAAAATGGGTAACCGATGTTACCGAGTTTCAGGTTGGGCAAGAGAAGCTCTATTTTTCACCGTTGATGGACTTGGCTAACCGAGAAATTATTGCCTATAACTTTGCGACACGCCCAAAGTTTTCATTGGTAAAAAAGATGTTAGAACAAGGGCTTAGTCGGCTTAAACCGACAGAATGCCCGATTATTCATAGCGACCAAGGTGTATTGTATGGCACGGAGGAATGGGTAAAAATGTTGGAGGGTAAAGCGGTGCAAAGTATGAGTCGCCGAGGAAATTGCTACGATAATGCGGTGATTGAAAGTTTTTTTGCGATACTAAAATCAGAGTGTTTTTACTCTCGGACTTATCATTCAATCACTGAATTACAGGCTGAAATTGAAGAATATTTAGTGTATTACAACCAAAAACGCATTAAACTTGCTTTCAAAGGATTGAGCCCAGTGCAATACCGAGCTCAATATTTAAGTTAA
- the folC gene encoding bifunctional tetrahydrofolate synthase/dihydrofolate synthase — MNLKATSPLAEWLSYLENSHFKAIDLGLDRIKYVAEELDLLNPAPYVITVGGTNGKGTTCRLLETILLNHGLRVGVYSSPHLLRYNERVRIQNQDLPDEMHTASFDFIEKHKTQSLTYFEFSTLSALHLFKQAKLDVVILEVGLGGRLDAINIVDNDLAVITSIDIDHTDFLGSTREEISFEKAGIFRANKPVVIGEPNVPQPMLEQAEKLHCHVSRRDVTWSFKANEQTWMWLSNKVRLENLPFCRIPLANAATALAVVEQMPFDISVDTIKRSLIEVELVGRFQQLKGNQLEKLAKRSNVSYSQLPKVIIDVGHNPHAAKYLAEKLTALKTQISGRIIAVCGMLKDKDAESVFTQLTSVIDQWHCVTLGGYRGQSGDDLNAKLTTVCPSAKSVSEDSVIEGVQSAVKNADKNDIVLVFGSFHTVGEFLEYLA; from the coding sequence ATGAATTTAAAAGCCACTTCGCCACTCGCTGAGTGGCTTTCTTATTTGGAAAACAGTCATTTTAAAGCTATTGATTTAGGGCTGGATCGTATTAAATACGTGGCAGAAGAATTGGATCTTTTGAATCCCGCCCCCTATGTGATCACGGTAGGGGGAACAAATGGTAAAGGCACGACTTGTCGTTTGCTTGAAACTATTTTGTTAAATCACGGTTTGCGTGTGGGTGTGTATTCTTCACCTCATTTATTGCGTTATAACGAACGTGTTCGTATTCAAAATCAAGACTTGCCGGATGAAATGCATACCGCTTCTTTTGATTTTATTGAAAAACATAAAACGCAGTCCCTCACTTATTTTGAATTTAGCACTTTATCAGCGTTGCATTTATTCAAACAAGCGAAGCTTGATGTCGTCATTTTAGAAGTAGGGCTTGGTGGACGCTTAGATGCAATCAATATTGTGGATAATGATCTGGCAGTTATCACCAGTATTGATATTGATCATACGGATTTTCTTGGTTCAACTCGCGAAGAAATTAGCTTTGAAAAAGCGGGGATTTTCCGTGCGAATAAACCGGTTGTAATTGGCGAGCCAAATGTTCCGCAACCTATGTTAGAACAAGCGGAGAAATTACATTGCCATGTTTCACGCCGAGATGTCACTTGGTCGTTTAAAGCTAATGAACAAACTTGGATGTGGCTGAGTAATAAAGTGCGGTTAGAAAATCTGCCGTTTTGCCGAATTCCATTAGCTAATGCCGCAACTGCTTTGGCTGTTGTTGAACAGATGCCTTTTGATATTTCTGTCGATACCATTAAACGTTCATTAATTGAAGTGGAATTGGTGGGTCGTTTCCAACAATTGAAAGGTAATCAATTAGAAAAATTGGCAAAACGCTCGAATGTATCCTATTCACAGTTGCCAAAAGTGATCATTGATGTTGGGCATAATCCTCATGCGGCAAAATATTTAGCTGAAAAATTGACCGCACTTAAAACACAAATTTCAGGTCGCATTATTGCCGTTTGTGGTATGTTAAAAGATAAAGATGCCGAGTCGGTGTTTACCCAACTTACTTCCGTTATTGACCAATGGCACTGTGTAACATTAGGCGGTTACCGTGGTCAATCGGGTGATGACTTAAATGCAAAATTAACAACAGTTTGTCCATCAGCAAAAAGTGTTTCTGAAGACTCTGTCATTGAAGGGGTTCAAAGTGCGGTTAAAAATGCAGATAAAAATGACATTGTGCTGGTATTTGGATCTTTCCACACCGTAGGGGAATTTTTAGAATATTTAGCTTAA
- the truA gene encoding tRNA pseudouridine(38-40) synthase TruA → MKIALGIEYNGKQYCGWQRQEKVRSVQEELEKALSFVANEKIEVFCAGRTDSGVHGTGQVVHFETTAVRPEKAWAFGTNANLPDDISVSWAKVVDDEFHARFSATARRYRYILYCNKLRSAILPEGITHCHLDLDEKKMYQAGQFLLGENDFSSFRAAQCQSNTPWRNVHHLNVVRKGQYIIVDIQANAFVHHMVRNIVGSLIEVGAGNQPVEWMKWLLEQKDRKLAAPTAKPEGLYLVNVIYPEKFAIPQKNLGPLFLEDNLI, encoded by the coding sequence ATGAAGATAGCCTTAGGCATTGAATATAACGGAAAACAGTATTGTGGCTGGCAGCGACAAGAGAAAGTGCGTAGCGTACAAGAAGAATTAGAAAAAGCGTTATCTTTTGTGGCAAATGAAAAAATTGAAGTGTTTTGTGCGGGCAGAACAGACTCTGGTGTGCATGGTACAGGGCAAGTCGTACATTTTGAAACCACAGCAGTTCGTCCTGAAAAAGCTTGGGCATTTGGTACCAATGCGAATTTACCTGATGATATTTCAGTGAGTTGGGCAAAAGTGGTGGATGATGAATTTCATGCTCGTTTTTCGGCAACCGCGCGTCGCTATCGTTATATTTTATATTGTAATAAATTGCGTTCAGCCATTTTGCCGGAAGGAATTACCCATTGCCATTTAGATTTGGACGAAAAGAAAATGTACCAAGCGGGGCAGTTTTTATTGGGAGAAAATGATTTTTCTTCTTTCCGTGCGGCACAGTGTCAATCAAATACCCCTTGGCGAAATGTGCATCATTTAAATGTGGTGCGAAAAGGGCAGTACATTATTGTGGATATTCAAGCCAATGCTTTTGTGCATCATATGGTACGCAACATTGTGGGAAGCTTGATTGAAGTCGGTGCCGGTAATCAACCTGTTGAGTGGATGAAATGGTTGTTAGAGCAAAAAGATCGTAAATTAGCTGCTCCAACAGCGAAACCCGAAGGCTTATATTTAGTGAATGTCATTTACCCTGAAAAATTTGCGATTCCACAGAAAAATTTAGGGCCATTGTTTTTAGAAGATAATCTCATCTGA
- the mdh gene encoding malate dehydrogenase, with amino-acid sequence MKIAVLGAAGGIGQALALLLKLQLPAESELALYDIAPVTPGVAKDVSHIPTAVKVEGFAGEDPTPALKGADVVLISAGVARKPGMDRSDLFNINAGIVRNLIEHVAKTCPKACVGIITNPVNTTVAIAAEVLKKAGVYDKRKLFGVTTLDVLRSETFVSELKGLNVSRTSVPVIGGHSGVTILPLLSQVQYAEWKEEEIAPLTKRIQNAGTEVVEAKAGGGSATLSMAQAAARFARSLVKGLSGETVVECTYVEGDGKYARFFAQPVRLGKEGVEEILPIGTLSKFEQEALEAMLPTLRADIELGEKFING; translated from the coding sequence ATGAAAATTGCAGTATTAGGCGCAGCAGGTGGTATTGGTCAAGCATTAGCCTTATTACTTAAATTACAATTACCCGCTGAAAGTGAATTAGCACTGTATGATATTGCACCAGTGACACCAGGTGTGGCTAAAGATGTGAGTCATATTCCGACAGCGGTTAAAGTAGAAGGTTTTGCAGGAGAAGATCCAACACCTGCACTTAAAGGTGCTGATGTCGTTTTAATTTCTGCAGGGGTAGCTCGTAAACCGGGCATGGATCGTTCAGATCTTTTCAATATCAATGCAGGTATCGTGCGTAACTTAATTGAACATGTTGCAAAAACTTGTCCAAAAGCTTGTGTAGGTATTATCACCAACCCTGTGAACACAACTGTTGCGATTGCTGCAGAAGTATTGAAAAAAGCGGGTGTTTACGACAAACGTAAATTATTCGGTGTCACCACTTTAGACGTGTTACGTTCTGAAACATTTGTATCTGAATTAAAAGGCTTAAATGTTTCTCGTACAAGCGTACCAGTTATTGGTGGACACTCAGGTGTGACGATTCTTCCATTACTTTCACAAGTTCAATATGCTGAGTGGAAAGAAGAGGAAATTGCACCATTAACTAAACGTATCCAAAACGCAGGTACTGAAGTGGTTGAAGCAAAAGCAGGTGGTGGTTCTGCAACACTTTCTATGGCTCAAGCGGCAGCACGTTTTGCGCGTTCATTAGTGAAAGGCTTAAGCGGCGAAACTGTGGTTGAATGTACTTATGTTGAAGGTGACGGTAAATATGCACGTTTCTTTGCTCAACCTGTACGTTTAGGTAAAGAAGGTGTAGAAGAAATTTTACCAATCGGTACCTTAAGCAAATTTGAACAAGAAGCTTTAGAAGCAATGTTACCAACATTGCGTGCGGATATTGAATTAGGCGAAAAATTTATTAACGGCTAA
- the accD gene encoding acetyl-CoA carboxylase, carboxyltransferase subunit beta has protein sequence MSWIDRIFSKGTSSSASRKANVPEGVWTKCTSCEQVLYGEEVKRNLYVCPKCGHHMRIDARERLLALLDEGSSQELSADLEPKDILKFKDLKKYKDRITAAQKETGEKDALITMTGTLYNMPVVVAASNFNFMGGSMGSVVGSKFVKAAEKAIELNCPFVCFSASGGARMQEALFSLMQMAKTSAVLAKMREKGVPFISVLTDPTLGGVSASFAMLGDVNIAEPKALIGFAGPRVIEQTVREKLPEGFQRSEFLLEKGAIDMIVKRSEMRSTLGNLLSKLTNQPSPFVEVEVVEHE, from the coding sequence ATGAGCTGGATTGATAGAATTTTTAGCAAAGGAACCTCTTCCTCTGCATCACGTAAAGCCAACGTACCAGAAGGGGTTTGGACAAAATGTACCTCTTGTGAACAAGTTCTTTACGGTGAAGAAGTAAAACGTAATTTATATGTTTGTCCAAAATGCGGCCATCATATGCGCATTGATGCTCGTGAGCGCCTTTTAGCCTTATTAGATGAGGGTTCAAGCCAAGAATTATCGGCTGATTTAGAACCAAAAGATATTCTTAAATTTAAAGATTTAAAAAAATATAAAGATCGTATTACTGCTGCACAAAAAGAAACCGGTGAAAAAGATGCGTTAATCACAATGACTGGTACACTTTACAACATGCCTGTAGTCGTTGCCGCATCTAACTTCAATTTCATGGGCGGTTCAATGGGCTCTGTTGTGGGCTCAAAATTCGTAAAAGCGGCAGAAAAAGCAATTGAATTAAACTGTCCATTTGTATGTTTCTCTGCAAGTGGTGGTGCACGTATGCAAGAAGCGCTTTTCTCCTTAATGCAAATGGCAAAAACTAGTGCTGTCTTAGCAAAAATGCGTGAAAAAGGTGTGCCGTTTATTTCCGTATTAACGGATCCGACATTAGGTGGTGTATCTGCAAGTTTTGCGATGTTAGGTGATGTGAACATCGCTGAACCAAAAGCATTAATTGGTTTTGCAGGACCACGTGTTATCGAACAAACTGTGCGTGAAAAATTACCAGAAGGCTTCCAACGTAGTGAATTCTTACTCGAGAAAGGGGCGATTGATATGATCGTGAAACGTTCAGAAATGCGTTCAACCCTTGGAAACCTTTTAAGCAAACTTACCAATCAACCTTCACCTTTTGTTGAAGTAGAAGTTGTTGAACATGAGTAA
- a CDS encoding DedA family protein, with product MEFLISFFTDYGYWAVLFVLIICGFGVPIPEDITLVSGGVIAGLYPESVNSHLMLVVSMIGVLAGDSTMYWLGRIYGTRILRFRPMRKIVTLERLKMVREKFAQYGNRVLFVARFLPGLRAPIYMVSGITRRVSYTRFVLIDFCAAIISVPIWVYLGEFGAKNLDWLHEQIKKGQLVIYILVGALAIFLFWKWKKAKKQAK from the coding sequence ATGGAATTTCTTATCAGCTTTTTTACCGATTACGGTTATTGGGCGGTGCTATTTGTTCTGATTATTTGTGGCTTTGGTGTACCTATTCCAGAAGATATCACGCTTGTCTCCGGCGGTGTAATCGCTGGCCTCTATCCTGAAAGCGTCAATTCCCACTTAATGTTAGTCGTGAGTATGATTGGTGTACTTGCTGGTGACTCAACCATGTACTGGCTTGGTCGCATTTACGGCACCCGAATTTTACGTTTCCGACCAATGCGTAAAATTGTAACATTAGAACGCCTCAAAATGGTGCGTGAAAAATTTGCCCAATACGGCAACCGTGTTTTATTTGTAGCTCGTTTCCTTCCAGGATTACGCGCACCAATTTATATGGTTTCAGGCATCACCCGCCGTGTCAGCTACACTCGCTTTGTATTAATTGATTTCTGCGCCGCGATTATTTCCGTGCCAATTTGGGTTTACCTTGGTGAATTTGGTGCGAAAAACTTAGATTGGTTACACGAACAAATTAAAAAAGGCCAACTCGTGATTTATATCCTTGTTGGCGCATTAGCGATTTTCTTATTCTGGAAATGGAAAAAAGCGAAGAAACAGGCTAAATAA
- a CDS encoding IS3 family transposase, which produces MKPDHALNDLLHVAKMPRSSFYYKETKRNYHEVKEAILSLYKKNRKRDGYRPMTFKLRQMGFNLNHKTVLKLMNELGIHSILRKKRHGKRGKTSHIARIC; this is translated from the coding sequence TTGAAGCCGGACCATGCGTTAAATGATTTACTTCATGTGGCTAAAATGCCTCGCTCAAGCTTTTACTATAAAGAGACTAAGCGAAATTATCACGAGGTAAAAGAGGCTATCTTATCGCTGTATAAAAAGAACAGAAAACGAGATGGTTATCGCCCCATGACGTTTAAATTACGCCAAATGGGTTTTAATTTGAATCATAAAACGGTGTTAAAGCTAATGAACGAGTTAGGTATTCATTCCATTTTACGCAAGAAAAGACATGGAAAACGAGGAAAAACATCGCATATTGCCCGAATTTGCTGA
- the cas9 gene encoding type II CRISPR RNA-guided endonuclease Cas9 (Cas9, originally named Csn1, is the large, multifunctional signature protein of type II CRISPR/Cas systems. It is well known even to general audiences because its RNA-guided endonuclease activity has made it a popular tool for custom editing of eukaryotic genomes.): protein MENKNLHYILGLDLGIASVGWAVVEIDEKENPLRLIDVGVRTFERAEMPKTGESLALSRRLARSARRLTQRRVARLKKAKRLLKSENILLSTDEHLPHQLWQLRVEGLDRKLERQEWAAVLLHLIKHRGYLSQRKNESKSENKELGALLSGVASNHELLQQATYRTPAELAVKKFESEEGHIRNQQGAYTHTFSRLDLLAEMELLFSRQQHFGNPFASEKLLENLTALLMWQKPALSGEAILKMLGKCTFEDEYKAAKNTYTAERFVWITKLNNLRIQENGLERALSDNERLMLIEQPYEKAKLTYAQVRSILNLSDDAIFKGVRYSGEDKKAIETKTTLMEMKAYHQIRKVLEGNNLKAEWAELKANPTLLDEIGTAFSLYKTDEDISAYLAGKLSQPVLNALLENLSFDKFIQLSLKALYKLLPLMQQGLRYDEACREIYGDHYGKKTEESYHFLPQIPADEIRNPVVLRTLTQARKVINGVVRLYGSPARIHIETGREVGKSYKDRRELEKRQEENRKQRENAINEFKEYFPHFAGEPKAKDILKMRLYKQQNAKCLYSGKPIELHRLLEKGYVEVDHALPFSRTWDDSFNNKVLVIANENQNKGNLTPFEWLDGKHDSERWRAFKALVETSAFPYAKKQRILSQKLDEKGFIERNLNDTRYVARFLCNFIADNMHLTGEGKRKVFASNGQITALLRGRWGLAKSREDNDRHHALDAVVVACSTVAMQKKITRFVRFEAGDVFTGERIDRETGEIIPLHFPAPWQFFKQEVEIRIFSDNPKLELENRLPDRPQANHEFVQPLFVSRMPTRKMTGQGHMETVKSAKRLNEGISVIKIPLTKLKLKDLELMVNREREKDLYDALKARLEAFNDDPAKAFSEPFMKKGGAIVKSVRVEQVQKSGVLVREGNGVADNASMVRVDVFTKNGKYFLVPIYTWQVAKGILPNKAATQYKDEEDWEVMDNSATFKFSLHPNDLVKLVTKKKTIWGYFNGLDRATGNIVIKEHDLEKSKAKGGIHQSVGIKLALSFEKYQIDELGKNIRLCKPSKRQAIR from the coding sequence ATGGAAAATAAAAACTTACATTATATCCTTGGTCTTGACCTTGGTATCGCCTCTGTTGGCTGGGCTGTAGTTGAAATTGACGAAAAAGAGAATCCTCTGCGTTTAATTGATGTTGGTGTTCGTACTTTCGAACGAGCAGAAATGCCCAAAACAGGTGAAAGTCTCGCGCTTTCTCGCCGCTTAGCCCGCTCCGCTCGTCGATTAACTCAACGTCGCGTTGCTCGCCTGAAAAAAGCAAAACGACTTCTAAAATCAGAAAATATCCTATTATCCACTGATGAACATCTTCCTCATCAACTTTGGCAGCTACGTGTCGAAGGTCTAGATCGAAAACTAGAACGCCAAGAATGGGCTGCTGTGTTATTACATTTAATTAAGCACCGTGGTTATTTATCTCAGCGTAAAAATGAAAGTAAAAGCGAAAATAAAGAGCTAGGCGCGTTATTAAGCGGTGTAGCCAGTAACCATGAATTACTGCAACAAGCTACATATCGTACGCCTGCAGAACTTGCTGTAAAAAAATTTGAGAGCGAAGAAGGCCATATCCGTAACCAGCAAGGCGCCTATACTCACACATTTAGCCGACTAGACTTACTCGCCGAAATGGAACTTCTCTTCTCGCGTCAACAACACTTTGGTAATCCATTCGCTTCAGAAAAATTATTAGAAAATTTAACCGCACTTTTAATGTGGCAAAAACCTGCCTTATCTGGTGAAGCCATTTTAAAAATGCTCGGTAAATGTACTTTTGAAGATGAATATAAGGCAGCTAAAAATACCTATACTGCTGAACGTTTTGTTTGGATAACGAAATTAAATAATTTACGTATTCAAGAAAATGGCTTAGAGCGTGCCTTAAGTGATAATGAACGTTTAATGTTAATCGAACAACCTTATGAAAAAGCTAAATTAACTTATGCACAAGTACGTTCAATATTAAATTTATCTGATGATGCAATCTTTAAAGGCGTCCGTTATTCCGGTGAAGATAAAAAAGCCATTGAAACCAAAACAACTCTGATGGAAATGAAAGCCTATCACCAAATTCGCAAGGTATTAGAAGGTAATAACCTAAAAGCTGAATGGGCAGAATTAAAGGCAAATCCAACATTATTAGATGAAATTGGTACGGCATTTTCATTATATAAAACTGATGAAGATATCAGCGCTTACTTAGCGGGCAAACTCTCTCAACCTGTATTAAATGCCTTATTGGAAAATCTTAGTTTTGATAAATTTATCCAATTATCTCTTAAAGCTTTATATAAACTTCTACCATTAATGCAACAAGGACTACGCTATGACGAGGCTTGTCGTGAAATTTATGGCGATCATTATGGTAAAAAAACAGAAGAAAGCTATCACTTCTTACCACAGATTCCAGCTGATGAAATCCGTAATCCTGTGGTTTTAAGAACACTCACGCAGGCTCGAAAAGTGATTAATGGTGTAGTGAGATTATATGGTTCGCCCGCTCGTATTCATATTGAAACAGGACGAGAAGTTGGCAAATCTTACAAAGATCGTCGTGAACTAGAAAAACGTCAGGAAGAAAATCGTAAACAGCGAGAAAACGCAATCAATGAGTTTAAAGAGTACTTCCCTCATTTTGCTGGTGAACCTAAAGCCAAAGACATTTTAAAAATGCGACTTTATAAACAACAAAATGCAAAATGTTTATATTCCGGCAAACCTATCGAATTACACCGTTTATTAGAAAAAGGCTATGTAGAAGTCGATCACGCCCTACCGTTTTCCCGCACTTGGGATGATAGCTTCAACAATAAAGTACTAGTGATTGCTAATGAAAATCAAAACAAAGGCAATTTAACCCCTTTTGAATGGCTTGATGGTAAACATGACAGCGAACGCTGGAGAGCTTTCAAAGCATTAGTTGAAACGAGCGCATTCCCTTATGCAAAAAAACAACGCATCCTAAGCCAAAAACTTGATGAAAAAGGCTTTATCGAGCGTAACTTAAATGATACGCGCTACGTTGCTCGTTTCTTATGTAACTTTATTGCAGATAATATGCACTTAACAGGTGAAGGAAAACGCAAAGTATTTGCTTCCAACGGGCAAATTACTGCTTTACTTCGTGGCCGTTGGGGATTAGCAAAATCACGTGAAGACAATGACCGCCATCACGCTTTAGATGCCGTTGTGGTCGCTTGCTCAACCGTCGCTATGCAGAAAAAAATCACACGTTTTGTTCGTTTTGAAGCAGGTGATGTATTCACTGGTGAACGAATAGATCGTGAAACTGGTGAAATTATTCCATTACACTTCCCTGCACCATGGCAATTTTTCAAACAAGAAGTTGAAATCCGAATTTTTAGTGATAATCCTAAACTGGAGCTAGAAAATAGATTGCCTGATCGTCCACAAGCAAATCATGAATTTGTCCAACCTCTATTTGTATCTCGAATGCCAACACGCAAAATGACCGGTCAAGGACACATGGAAACCGTGAAATCCGCGAAACGTCTCAATGAAGGGATAAGCGTGATTAAAATTCCACTCACTAAATTAAAATTAAAAGATTTAGAATTGATGGTAAATCGTGAACGTGAAAAAGATCTTTATGATGCTTTAAAAGCTCGTCTAGAGGCGTTTAATGATGATCCTGCTAAAGCGTTTTCGGAACCTTTTATGAAAAAAGGTGGGGCTATTGTTAAATCAGTACGAGTAGAGCAAGTACAAAAATCTGGCGTATTAGTCCGTGAGGGTAATGGTGTCGCGGATAATGCCTCTATGGTGAGAGTGGATGTCTTCACTAAAAATGGAAAATATTTCCTTGTACCAATTTATACCTGGCAAGTAGCTAAAGGTATTTTGCCTAATAAAGCTGCGACACAATATAAAGATGAGGAAGATTGGGAAGTGATGGATAACTCTGCAACTTTCAAATTTTCATTACACCCAAATGACTTAGTGAAATTAGTCACTAAAAAGAAAACCATTTGGGGTTACTTTAATGGGCTTGACCGAGCAACAGGTAATATTGTTATTAAGGAACATGATCTAGAAAAATCTAAAGCAAAAGGCGGTATTCATCAAAGTGTTGGAATAAAACTAGCTCTTTCCTTTGAAAAATATCAAATAGATGAACTTGGGAAAAATATTCGTTTATGTAAACCAAGTAAACGCCAAGCTATTCGTTAA